Proteins from one Anastrepha obliqua isolate idAnaObli1 chromosome 2, idAnaObli1_1.0, whole genome shotgun sequence genomic window:
- the LOC129237434 gene encoding transport and Golgi organization protein 2 isoform X1 — translation MCVIFFYANSNPTSGGYKLILASNRDEFFARDTQDAAKWANADHVYGGIDLEPGREGGTWLAVGGHGGVFKIGALLNLTGEPKPRNAVATNHNIMHYNHNHNKADTTSNSNPAVTSSILHNEHFLLGRGMIVSDFVTSMDDCNIQSYNSQLLAECTKYSAFNFVSIEIGVPRTPANILLLSNSPPSLEQFDEGKCYGFGNSLATTPFQKVVNGRQRFQNIVECFYSKLATSPAESAYEIQTELVTNLKNLLKCKHKFWPDAELERRAPNWGEHLSALNVNVPSSGYGSRTHTVILIDEHNKMHFYEETMSGLDPDGDWRQTHIEKQYFLNQN, via the exons atgtgtgtaatatttttctatGCGAATTCAAATCCCACCTCTGGTGGATACAAACTTATATTAGCGTCCAATCGGGATGAGTTCTTTGCGCGTGATACACAGGACGCAGCGAAATGGGCTAACGCCGATCATGTCTACGGTG GTATTGACCTGGAGCCAGGACGTGAAGGTGGCACTTGGCTGGCGGTGGGTGGGCATGGCGGTGTCTTTAAAATAGGTGCACTACTCAACTTGACAGGAGAGCCCAAACCGAGGAATGCTGTAG cTACAAACCATAACATAATGCACTACAATCATAACCACAATAAGGCTGACACCACAAGTAACAGCAATCCTGCAGTCACATCCTCAATACTACACAACGAACATTTTTTGTTAGGCCGTGGCATGATCGTTTCGGACTTTGTCACTTCCATGGATGATTGCAACATACAAAGCTACAATAGTCAACTGCTGGCCGAGTGTACTAAGTACAgtgcttttaattttgtttcaatcGAAATTGG CGTACCAAGAACACCagccaatattttgttgctAAGCAATTCACCGCCCAGCTTGGAGCAGTTCGATGAGGGTAAATGCTATGGATTTGGTAACAGTCTGGCTACGACGCCTTTTCAAAAGGTTGTCAATGGGCGTCAACGTTTTCAAAACATTGTTGAATGTTTTTACAGCAAGTTAGCCACATCTCCGGCGGAGTCTGCGTATGAGATTCAAACTGAACTTGTCACAAATTTGAAGAATCTACTAAAATGTAAACATAAGTTTTGGCCTGACGCAGAATTGGAACGGCGCGCTCCCAATTGGGGTGAGCATTTGAGTGCGCTCAATGTGAACGTACCGTCGTCTGGCTACGGTAGTCGCACACACACAGTGATACTCATTGATGAGCATAATAAAATGCACTTCTACGAGGAAACGATGAGTGGACTCGATCCTGACGGCGATTGGCGACAaacgcatattgaaaaacaatattttctgaaTCAGAACTAA
- the LOC129237435 gene encoding RRP12-like protein, whose protein sequence is MGKFRSKLKRHTKGKTWSKGQSSTSNPEQMKHRLKAKSRFFQPNLSLAPPEDTSNPNALTLNAVLKHDQRLAYNAETTTVNDVAGSLKSFSLRDDGLEDETMSESQQGTFKTFKTFASNYSACSNMSFKKLLVGFRASSELHKEMLAILTALTEIIRERGGTESSTEYFILLMEQIEASTEDNDIIAGISLLSMGIKSVPDAVLRKRFGETAQTFLACLQRFMESNNQNIVKYIIGCLSVLLCAQDYMTWTYSSNWQYIDAILSFTIHSKPKVRKAAQHAIVSIVHGSSFMRPAKDAEEEGEDNTTVEQPKVTSHPASSRITKFCLNQFKPEVLTNSQTTVLHTLILLKDILNGLKTEDIRSICENLLSIMTAANVLIRTTCFQTLHALFASRTTNLNGPLCAKLLAAIHEYRPDRADVRQTIAWITVLKEGHIHLASLDLNLCMNALPRFFEICATDLWMSERAEIINSVSNCIKELLYECVKSACETPEKAEVYRIPIMRIIASLEKVLSAPFGEMAKHVILIFTIVFEVCGRYFSKELSPSLLTLSKRYDTQSALRVQIEHSIIAAIQSMGLENALKTIPLTNSKGEVLLDRSWLLPLMREGTKGASFKFFKEFVLPLALDCNNKWHKYAQEKQQTLSHTFELLCCQLWGLLPGFCREPVDPENLRLIAPTLGNALDNNPEFRAPIYDGLTELISNEESAEIKEVLAKYSKNFLPRLFNIYTQKPNGTYEADLRKKGLDVIKLYLTRTPEDVLKELFETAKTQLSSTAVGTFEYDAIFDINAVLLIFQTCEVIRVFFEAFIVPVLKNEKSKLVAKDEQKLKKQQRRTYELLRDILTSDAASCQKFARKNSIALQKLILDAFATSCAVCQAARLRCLKILIESRKSLTVNDKIVMKTIPEAVISYKEFSTRKENVSEELIIYLANLYQEAGKLNDFVDILTAGFAGDESLITNTILAFRTVVQQQGKNLTITTLEFIMEQILVFLVQKARTQAEAAVAFLITFIKVMPSPLVANHLQTIMKSMSAMSKDTKRYCRIQIGYLLKKLCKRFTAEELIKFVPGDDEVTHRRLKKIRKQMRRENRKQLNEKDKNDEDDSEDDFVAGLEKKSVTIDDILADSDSDLPEEMDTNDGVPNKAEKKKLKRGGSTFIREDPEDIVDLADIKSIGNVLTNRPDESTNVAGGTKTKNKDPNRGFKTAEDGRLIISDKAMRGAGGGGGDDESSSSDSDDADDEAVEKKRAPKRGMEVDSSDDEEELPATSRKRKAQDAISMRSGKSTASKYVAGGKGIHRPLGAASDALSMKSGYSARSAKSGKSAATSAYAGSEYTTKKAKGDMKKKGKLDPFAYIPLSRNTLNKRKRAKHAGTFKNIVNGARKGALKGVKQRVAKPYKQ, encoded by the exons atgggGAAATTTCGTTCAAAACTGAAACGCCATACAAAGGGCAAAACATGGAGCAAAGGACAATCGTCCACTTCAAATCCTGAGCAAATGAAGCACCGTTTAAAAGCCAAATCGCGTTTTTTCCAGCCAAACTTGAGTTtag CACCACCTGAGGATACCTCCAATCCGAACGCACTCACTTTGAATGCGGTGCTGAAGCATGATCAGCGTCTGGCTTATAATGCCGAGACGACTACAGTCAACGATGTGGCCGGCAGCCTGAAGTCATTTAGTCTGCGCGACGATGGACTGGAAGATGAAACCATGTCGGAATCGCAACAAGGCACTTTTAAAACATTCAAAACATTTGCTTCCAACTATAGTGCCTGCAGCAATATGAGTTTTAAAAAGCTGCTAGTGGGTTTTCGTGCTTCATCCGAGTTGCATAAAGAAATGTTAGCTATTTTAACGGCGCTAACGGAAATTATACGCGAACGCGGTGGCACAGAGTCATCCACTGAGTATTTCATACTGCTCATGGAGCAAATTGAGGCCAGCACGGAAGACAATGACATCATTGCTGGGATTTCGTTGCTGTCTATGGGCATCAAATCGGTGCCAGATGCGGTGTTGCGCAAACGTTTCGGCGAGACCGCACAAACGTTTTTAGCGTGCTTACAACGCTTTATGGAGTCTAATAATCAGAATATTGTCAAATAT ATAATTGGCTGCTTGTCCGTGTTGCTTTGTGCGCAAGACTACATGACGTGGACTTATTCTTCGAATTGGCAATATATTGACGCTATACTATCATTTACTATACATTCGAAGCCTAAG GTACGCAAAGCTGCTCAACATGCTATCGTGTCCATCGTACATGGCAGCTCATTCATGCGTCCTGCCAAAGATGCAGAAGAAGAAGGAGAGGACAATACTACTGTGGAGCAGCCAAAAGTGACAAGCCACCCAGCCAGCAGTCGTATAACAAAATTCTGTTTGAACCAATTTAAACCCGAGGTGCTGACCAATTCACAAACAACGGTGCTGCATACGCTAATACTGCTCAAAGACATTTTGAACGGACTTAAAACGGAAGACATACGCTCGATTTGCGAAAATTTACTTTCCATTATGACCGCTGCTAACGTGCTCATACGCACCACTTGCTTCCAAACTCTGCACGCGCTTTTTGCCTCACGCACGACCAATTTGAATGGGCCATTATGCGCCAAGTTGCTGGCTGCCATACATGAGTATCGTCCCGATCGCGCTGATGTGCGTCAAACAATAGCTTGGATTACGGTGCTAAAAGAGGGGCACATTCATCTTGCCTCGTTGGACTTGAATTTATGTATGAATGCGTTACCGCGTTTTTTCGAAATCTGCGCCACTGATTTGTGGATGTCCGAACGCGCGGAAATCATTAATAGCGTGTCGAATTGCATTAAGGAGTTGTTATACGAATGTGTCAAGTCGGCTTGCGAGACACCAGAAAAGGCTGAAGTTTATCGCATACCAATTATGCGGATCATCGCTTCGCTTGAGAAGGTGCTAAGCGCGCCCTTCGGCGAAATGGCCAAACATGTTATTCTTATATTCACGATCGTTTTTGAAGTTTGTGGCAGGTATTTTAG CAAAGAACTCTCACCCTCACTACTCACACTATCGAAGCGCTACGACACACAAAGCGCTTTGCGTGTACAAATAGAGCACTCCATAATAGCGGCAATACAATCCATGGGCCTggaaaatgctttgaaaacgaTTCCACTAACCAATAGCAAAGGTGAGGTTTTGCTAGACCGTTCATGGCTCTTACCGCTGATGCGGGAGGGCACCAAAGGCGCTTCTTTCAAGTTCTTCAAGGAGTTTGTTTTGCCCTTGGCTTTGGATTGCAACAACAAATGGCATAAGTACGCTCAAGAAAAGCAACAGACGCTGTCACATACTTTCGAGTTATTGTGTTGCCAACTGTGGGGTCTTTTACCAGGTTTTTGCCGAGAGCCAGTAGATCCAGAAAATCTACGCTTAATTGCGCCTACTCTAGGCAATGCCTTGGATAATAATCCAGAGTTCCGTGCACCAATTTACGATGGTTTGACTGAGTTGATTTCGAATGAGGAGAGCGCGGAAATCAAAGAAGTCCTGGCAAAGTACTCCAAAAATTTCCTACCGCGTTTATTCAATATATACACGCAAAAGCCCAATGGCACATACGAGGCGGATTTGCGCAAAAAAGGATTGGATGTGATTAAG TTGTACCTGACAAGAACACCTGAAGATGTGCTGAAGGAGCTTTTCGAGACTGCAAAGACACAGCTGTCCAGCACGGCTGTTGGCACATTTGAGTACGACGCTATTTTTGATATCAACGCTGTGTTGCTAATCTTCCAAACTTGCGAAGTTATACGCGTTTTCTTCGAAGCCTTTATTGTACCCGTTTTGAAGAACGAGAAGTCTAAGCTGGTGGCTAAAGATGAACAGAAACTGAAAAAGCAGCAACGTCGCACATATGA GCTTCTTCGTGATATACTCACATCAGACGCGGCTTCTTGTCAGAAATTTGCTCGTAAAAATAGCATTGCCTTGCAGAAATTGATTTTAGACGCATTCGCCACGAGTTGTGCCGTCTGCCAGGCAGCGCGTTTGAG ATGCCTGAAAATTCTTATTGAAAGCCGCAAATCGCTAACTGTGAATGacaaaatcgttatgaaaaCGATACCAGAAGCTGTGATCTCTTATAAGGAATTCTCAACGCGCAAAGAAAATGTGTCGGAAGAGCTTATCATATATTTGGCCAATCTATACCAG GAAGCCGGTAAACTGAATGACTTTGTCGACATACTAACAGCCGGTTTTGCCGGCGACGAGTCGCTCATCACAAACACAATATTGGCCTTCCGCACGGTTGTGCAGCAGCAGGGCAAAAATTTAACCATTACCACACTCGAATTCATAATGGAACAAATTCTGGTATTTCTGGTGCAGAAAGCCCGCACACAAGCCGAGGCAGCGGTGGCGTTTCTGATCACATTTATAAAAGTGATGCCCTCACCTTTGGTAGCCAATCATTTGCAAACAATT atgaaaTCAATGTCCGCCATGTCCAAAGACACCAAACGTTATTGTCGCATACAAATCGGCTATTTGTTGAAGAAACTGTGCAAGCGTTTCACTGCCGAGGAACTAATCAAATTTGTGCCCGGCGATGATGAAGTAACACATCGGCGTCTGAAGAAAATACGTAAGCAAATGCGTCGTGAAAATAGAAAGCAACTAAACGAAAAGGACAAGAACGACGAAGATGACTCAGAGGATGACTTCGTTGCCGGGCTGGAAAAGAAGAGCGTAAC TATTGACGACATATTGGCCGATTCGGATTCTGATTTGCCGGAAGAGATGGATACAAACGACGGTGTGCCTAATAAAGCTgagaaaaagaaactaaaacgcGGCGGCTCTACGTTCATACGTGAAGATCCGGAGGATATTGTTGATTTGGCTGATATCAAATCGATTGGAAATGTGCTAA CAAATCGGCCAGATGAGTCTACAAACGTTGCCGGAGGCACAAAAACTAAGAATAAAGATCCAAATCGTGGTTTTAAAACTGCAGAAGATGGAAGACTGATTATAAGTGATAAGGCAATGCGCGGTGCTGGCGGCGGTGGCGGCGACGATGAAAGCAGCAGCAGCGATAGCGATGACGCTGACGACGAAGCTGTTGAAAAGAAAAGAGCGCCTAAACGCGGCATGGAAGTTGACTCCAGTGATGATG AAGAGGAACTACCGGCAACAAGCCGCAAACGTAAGGCTCAAGATGCCATTAGCATGCGTTCGGGTAAAAGTACAGCCTCAAAATATGTAGCCGGCGGCAAAGGTATACATCGCCCCTTAGGCGCTGCGAGTGACGCGTTATCCATGAAATCCGGCTACTCGGCGCGATCGGCCAAATCTGGCAAATCTGCAGCAACATCTGCCTATGCCGGCAGCGAGTATACAACGAAGAAGGCTAAGGGAGATATGAAGAAGAAAGGCAAGCTCGATCCTTTCGCATACATACCACTCAGTCGAAATACGCTAAACAAAAG AAAACGAGCAAAACATGCAGGCACATTTAAGAACATAGTAAATGGCGCACGCAAAGGTGCTCTGAAAGGTGTTAAACAAAGAGTCGCTAAGCCttacaaacaataa
- the LOC129237434 gene encoding transport and Golgi organization protein 2 isoform X2: protein MCVIFFYANSNPTSGGYKLILASNRDEFFARDTQDAAKWANADHVYGGIDLEPGREGGTWLAVGGHGGVFKIGALLNLTGEPKPRNAVGRGMIVSDFVTSMDDCNIQSYNSQLLAECTKYSAFNFVSIEIGVPRTPANILLLSNSPPSLEQFDEGKCYGFGNSLATTPFQKVVNGRQRFQNIVECFYSKLATSPAESAYEIQTELVTNLKNLLKCKHKFWPDAELERRAPNWGEHLSALNVNVPSSGYGSRTHTVILIDEHNKMHFYEETMSGLDPDGDWRQTHIEKQYFLNQN from the exons atgtgtgtaatatttttctatGCGAATTCAAATCCCACCTCTGGTGGATACAAACTTATATTAGCGTCCAATCGGGATGAGTTCTTTGCGCGTGATACACAGGACGCAGCGAAATGGGCTAACGCCGATCATGTCTACGGTG GTATTGACCTGGAGCCAGGACGTGAAGGTGGCACTTGGCTGGCGGTGGGTGGGCATGGCGGTGTCTTTAAAATAGGTGCACTACTCAACTTGACAGGAGAGCCCAAACCGAGGAATGCTGTAG GCCGTGGCATGATCGTTTCGGACTTTGTCACTTCCATGGATGATTGCAACATACAAAGCTACAATAGTCAACTGCTGGCCGAGTGTACTAAGTACAgtgcttttaattttgtttcaatcGAAATTGG CGTACCAAGAACACCagccaatattttgttgctAAGCAATTCACCGCCCAGCTTGGAGCAGTTCGATGAGGGTAAATGCTATGGATTTGGTAACAGTCTGGCTACGACGCCTTTTCAAAAGGTTGTCAATGGGCGTCAACGTTTTCAAAACATTGTTGAATGTTTTTACAGCAAGTTAGCCACATCTCCGGCGGAGTCTGCGTATGAGATTCAAACTGAACTTGTCACAAATTTGAAGAATCTACTAAAATGTAAACATAAGTTTTGGCCTGACGCAGAATTGGAACGGCGCGCTCCCAATTGGGGTGAGCATTTGAGTGCGCTCAATGTGAACGTACCGTCGTCTGGCTACGGTAGTCGCACACACACAGTGATACTCATTGATGAGCATAATAAAATGCACTTCTACGAGGAAACGATGAGTGGACTCGATCCTGACGGCGATTGGCGACAaacgcatattgaaaaacaatattttctgaaTCAGAACTAA